The DNA sequence CCGACCACCTTATACATTTTATGATGACCAGGGACAACTTCAAAGTTATGCCAGCAATGCCTCAACGATCTATGTGGTATCAGGTAGTAATATTATAATCCGAAATTGCATATTGCACGACTGCGGCAATGGATTTTTTGTTGCCTATCAGGGCAAGAACATCACTGTTGAAGGTTGTTATATATTTGATAATGGAATTGAGAATAGTATATACGAGCACAATAATTACACCGAAGCCCAAGGAATAATCTTTCAATATAATTATTTTAGTCATTTGCGAACTGGGTGCCTTGGCAATAATCTCAAAGACCGTTCATCAGGTTGTGTAATAAGGTATAACTGGATTGAATGCGGAAATCGCCAGTTGGATCTGGTTGATTCGGATTATCCCGAAATATACAATGATACAACATACCGCAAGACATTTGTTTATGGCAATATTTTGATTGAACAGACGGATGAAGGAAATAGCCAGATTGTTCATTATGGTGGTGATAGCGGTGATACCACCCATTATCGTCATGGGAGATTGTATTTTTATAATAATACAGTAATTTCTAAACGCTCAGGCAACACCACACTCTTCCGTTTATCAACCAATCTTGAATCCTGCGATGCGCGAAATAATATTTTTTATGTAACTGCATCAGGTAACCGTTTGGCAATACTCGCAGAGTATGGGTTATTGATAAGCAGGCACAACTGGCTAAAGCCAAACTGGGTAATTTCTCACAGCACATTCCAGGGAACATTCATTGATTCAGGAGGGATTATCACTGGGACTGACCCAGGATTTGTTGATTTCAACAATGAAGATTTCCATCTTTTGTGGAATGCACAGTGTCGCGATGCAGGCACATTTCTGGCACCGCAGGTTTTGCCCCAGCATAATGTGGTATATCAATATGTTAAACACCTTTACTGCGAAAATCGACCCTATGATGGAATTTTTGATATTGGTGCGTTTGAATACGCTTCAGGTGGAATTGAAGATAAGATTTGTAACAAAATTAGAGGATCTGTCGCAGTAGTTTTGCTTAAGAAAAATACTTTTCAATTTTTTCTTAATATGCCCGGTGTTTTAAAATTTTATGATTCAAGTGGTAGGATTGTCTATAATGCGGGGCAGATAAACTCAAACAAGTATGTCTGGAATGGGAATTTTCTACCTATGGGTGTTTATTTATATAGATTTAACACTGCACAGGGGGATAATAAAATGGGAAAGATTGTCATAGTAAAATAGTTGTTCTATTGACAATTTAAATTTTATGGATATAATACGATATATCTTAAAAAAGGAGGTATGGTGACAAATTTACATTTTAACTTCAAAGATGTTTTTCGTGCTGGACGAATTGGTTTCAGTGCCAAGAAGATGTGGATCAGTTTTATTGGTCTGCTGATCGGCGGCATCGGATATACAATCCTCTCTTATATTGCGTTTATTGCCGCAGGATTTGAGATAAGTGAAGTTTGGTCAAGTTATCGTCTTATGCCTATTTTAATTCAGGAAATGGGATTTCCCTGGTACTCATGGATAATATGGATAGCAGGAATTATCTGGTGGCTCTGTGTAACTTTGATCACTGGTGTGGCTGTTTCAAAGGTCACCTATGAACAACTGAAAGGTGATGAATTTTATGAAATAAAAGAGGCATTTAAATTTGCATTGAAAAATGGTAAATCAGCAATACTCGCCCCGTTTGTTCTCATAGTCTTTATTGCCTCACTCATTGTAATGGGAATCATTCTCGCTCTAATAACCTGGGTCCCCTATTTCGGACAATTGTTCTTCTCAATTATGGCTATACCTGCCTTCTTTGTATGCATCTTCATTCTTTATCTAATTATTGTAACGATTGTCTCTTTGATAATCGGACCTTCAATTGTCGGCATCACTGGAAACGATACCTTTGATACTCTCTTTGAATCATTTTCAGTTATAAATGACCAACCCTGGCGTTTTATTACCTATGGATTTCTATTAAAACTTGTTATGATTATCGGCGTTGCGATCCTCGGATTCTTTGCGGCAAAGGCAATATTTTTATGCTACACAGTGATTGGCATCATTGTTCCGGCGGAGAAACTTGGCAATATATTCAGCAATGCAGCATATTATGTTAAACTTGTCATACCGGATTTCTACCCTGAATCGGTAAGAAATCTTATAACCGGATATGTGGAATGGATAGGCATGCCAAATCTTCTATTTCCACCCGAATATGTTCCTGCTTATGAAACATGGGCTGGTGCAATTGCCTCTTTTATTCTTGGAATAATTTATTATTTAATAATTCTCGGCGTAATGTCTCTCGGTTGCTCAATCTATTATGCCGGAAACACACTGATATTTACTGTGCTTGTGAAGAAAAAAGACGATAAAAATCTGCTTGAGATAAAAGAAGAAACTTTTGAGGAAAAGGTGGAAGAAAAAACTGAAGAAAAAGAAAAGGAAGAAGAGAAAAAGGCAAAAAAACAGCGTAAAAAGGAAGAAGAGACAACCGAAGAAAAACCACCTGAAGAAAAGAAAGAATAAAAATAAGTAATTATTAAATGATAAGGGTAGTGGAAATAACATTCCATTACCCTTTAGTTTGCTTAAAGAAATATGAAGAGTGGATATGTAGCAATAATTGGTGAGCCAAATGTGGGTAAATCCACATTGCTCAATCGTTTAATAAATACAAAACTTTCTATTGTCAGTAATAAACCCCAAACAACGAGGAATAAAATCTTGGGTATTCTGACAGAAAGTGAATGTCAGTGTATATTTATTGATACACCGGGCATCTTTGAACCAACCTATGAACTTCAGGAAAGAATGGTGAATGCAGCAAAAGAGGCAATAAATGATGCAGATTTATTGTTGTGGCTTGTTGACCCTTTTTTCAGGCCGGAAAAATTCCCCCTTAAATTCTTAAAATTTTTTGATGGCAAGAAATTGATCATCGTGGTCAATAAAATTGACCTTGTCAAAAAAAATGACATTTTGCCACTTATCGATAAATTAAAAGCATACAACCCTGATGAAATATTTTTAATATCGGCATTGAAGGGTGATGGTGTTGAAGAATTAAAACAGGCGGTTTTCCAAAAGCTTCCTGAAAGTCCTTTTCTATATGAACCTGACCAGATTTCTGATCAACCCGAGAGATTTTTTGTAAGTGAAATAATTCGTGAAAAATTATTTATCCATTTAAAAAAAGAAATACCCTATGCAACCTGTGTGATGATTGAAGAATTCAAAGAACAGGAAGGAAGAAAAATTTTAATAAGGGCAACAATATATGTAGAAAGGGATACACAAAAGAGAATTTTGATTGGGAGTAGAGGGAATTTATTGAAAAGAATAGGGACTGAAGCAAGGAAGGAAATAGAAAATTTATTGGGGAGAGAAGTTTATCTTGATCTGTGGGTGAAGGTCAGGGAAAAATGGCGCAAAGATCCTATCTTTTTAAAAGAACTCGGATATTGATGATGTTAGATGGTTGAAAGGAGGTATTATGGAAATAAAGAAAGTCGGAATAAAACCACCTGAAGGAACAAATGTGATATGTGGTCAGACACATTTTATTAAAACCGTAGAAGATTTATATGAAGCATTGGTAAATTCAGTTCCGGGCATTAAATTTGGTATCGGCTTTTGTGAAGCATCAGGACCCTGTCTTGTCCGATATGATGGCAATGATTCAGAATTAACAGAACTCGCCAAAGATTATGCCTATAAAATTGGTGCCGGGCATTTCTTTATTATCTTTATCAAGAATGCATTTCCCATAAATGTTCTGGATAAGATAAAAAATTGTTATGAAGTCTTAAATATCTTCTGTGCAACTGCCAATCCTGTAGAGATTCTATATGTAGAAGATGAACAGGGTAAGGGAATTATTGGTGTGATTGATGGTTATGCTTCAAAAGGTATAGAAGACGAAAAAGCAAGAGAAGAAAGGTATAAATTTTTGAGAAAGATTGGATATAAATTATAGATTATTCACCAAAATACTTTTGATTTACCATTTTTATAAATTCTTTTTGCTCTTCAGGGGATAATTCATAAACTTCATAGATTGGATCTTTATTATTGAGCTCTGGAGTTTGAGGTTGAGCAATCTCTTTTGTTGCAGGACGGAAAAAGAGCAAATATATCAAACCAAAAACCCCTAAGGCCCCTGCTGCCACCGGTATTACAATTTTGAACGGAAATGGATTTTTTGGCTTTGTCAGAGATACCCGTTCATGGACCGATACAAGAAATTCTTCCCAGTATTTATCATCCTCTTCAAAATCAGGGCAGGAACAACATACATCAATACACTGACGGATGAAGTAGAAATCTTCAGCACAACTCGGACAGCGGTTGATATGCTCCAGCATCAATTCTTTTTCTTCTGGTTCAATATCGCCGATAATTAAATCAATAATTCTTTCTTGAATTTCAAAACAATTCATATCTTACCCTTCAAATAATTTTTCAAATTTTTAACGGCAAGATGATAATTTACTTTTACTGTATTCACTGGCTTGTTGAGTATCGCACTTATCTCCTGATATGGCAATTCCTCAAGCGCCCTTAAAGTAAAAACACTCTTCTGAACCTCAGGCAATTTTGATATCGCATTATAAATAACCTCTTTCATTTTTTTCTTTTTATATTGCTCAACCGGGTCGTCCTTTGGAATTTCCAGTATCTCATCCTTTATCTCTTCTGATGGATGCTCTTTTTTCATAAAGTTTATGCAATTATTTACCGCAATCCGATATAACCAGGTCGTAAACTTAGAACGACCATCAAAATTTTTTATATTTCTGTATGCCTTTAAAAAAGTCTCCTGTGCCATATCCTTTGCATCATCATAATTCTTCAGCATCTTATAGCAAAGACTATGAACCTTAACCTCATGTCTTCGGACGAGTTCATCAAACGGCTCAACCTCACCCATTTTAACCAGATGGACAAGTTCTTCATCGCTTAGCTCCTGATATTTAGACAAACGGGTCTTTAGTTCGTTTACCTTTTCAATCAATGAGCCCTTCTTCTCTAACATATCTTTCAATTTCTATTCTTAATGACCTTATGGGTTTATTCAAATTTTTTGCTATTGATTTCAAATCCTGATACTCTATTGTAAAGCTATTTCTTCGGTTAAAATCAGCAACTTTTATCCGCAAATTACCCCATGGTGTTTTTACTTTTTTTATCTCCCTTTTTAGTTTTATCCGTTTTTTATAATCCATTCTTATACCGAGGGTTGTTGTCTCATTGAATATCGTATTTATTATTTTCTGATTAAAACCATCAGCAATCACACTAAGCAGGATTCCGGGTCTTGAATGTTTCATTATGACGGGTGTATAAAATACCTCAAGTGCACCTGCCTCATATAACTTTTCTAATATTAATTCAAAATCCTGGGGATTCTGGTCATCAATATTTGTTTCAATAACAAGGCACTCGTCACTGAGGCTCAAGTCAATTTCGCCAAGAAAAGCCCTCAAAAGATTGGGATAACCATCTAATTTTTTTGCACCGGCACCGAGTCCGACTCGTTCAATATTATTTATCGTCAAAGAATCCTTAAATTCAGCGATCGTGCTCAATATCGCCGCAGCAGTAGGTGTAGTAAATTCAAATTGTACAGGTAAAAACTCAACCGGTGCATTCTTTAATAACTGTGCGGTGGCAAGATTAAATGCAGGCATTTTCCCTTCAACTGTATCAATCAATCCGGTCCCTGCCTTTAAAGGTCGTGAATATACTTTATCAATATCTAAAAAATCAAGGGCTATAAGTGCACCGGTTATATCAATTATTGTATCAACATCTGCAAGTTCATGGAGATGGAGGTGCCGTGAACCGTGAACCTTCTTCTCAACATCAAATATACGGTTGATAATCTTTATTGCATTAGTTTTTATAGAATCTTTTAAATTACTTTTTTTAATCAGAGGGATAAAGTCTTTTTCTTTTACAATCTTTTTTGTAATAAATTCAATCTGTTTTGCCATTATACCCTGACGAGAGACCGATTCAACCCTGATTTTTAAATCAGGAATGAATTTTAAAGACTGTTTCAAATATTCTGTCTCAACGCCGAGGTCAATTAAACTTGACAGAATCATATCACCACTTGCCCCGAGTATTGGATCAAAATATATTACCCTCATATTAAATTTTATCCAAAATATAAAAGATTTCAATAGTTTGGTCATTGCCCTTGACATTTGCCTTTGTATTGGATAGCATAGAGTATGCAATTAAAAGATATTGCAAAAATTATCAAAGGCAAGTTATATGGTAGAGATATTGAAATAAAGACCATTCTACCACCTGAAGAGGCTGATAGAAATAGCATTACTTTTTTATTTAATACAAGTCTCCAAACCGAGGCGGGGGCAGTGATTTCTGAAGTAAGAATCAGTGGTAAAAATTGTATTGTTGTAAATAATTGCAAGAAAGCAATGTATTATCTACTCAAAAGAATTTCAAATTTGAAAAGGGAACCCCGCATTGCCTCAACAGCAGTGATTGCAAATGACACAAAAATTTCAAATTCCAGCACTATTGAAGATTATGCAGTCATAAAAAGTGGTGTAAAGATTGGAAAGGGTTGCTATATTGGATGCGGCGTTTACATTGATGAGGATGTAACATTAGGAGACTATTGCACAATTGAACATAATGTAGCAATATATAAGAATACAATCATCGGCAATTATGTTTACATTGGGGCAAATAGTGTCATTGGTAAAGAAGGATTCGGTTATGTAAAAATTAAAAGATATAAACGCATACCGCATATTGGTAATGTCATAATTGAAGACTATGTTGAAATCGGTTCCTGTGTTTGTATTGACCGTGCAACGATTGGAAAGACGATAATTGGTTCGGGTACAAAAATAGACAATCTCGTCCATATCGCACATAATGTTCATATCGGGGAAAATTGTCTTATTATGGGACAAGCAGGTATTGCTGGTTCTACA is a window from the candidate division WOR-3 bacterium genome containing:
- a CDS encoding right-handed parallel beta-helix repeat-containing protein encodes the protein MMFKKDFIFFILSPLLIWSYTYNVGPGMPYDSIGAVPLESLNPGDTVKIYYRPTPYCEKWVIARTGNANAPIVFHGVPSAYGELPVIDGRNAVTRLQLDYWSENRGIINLGGSSIPNQTPNYIIIEYLDIRSARPPYTFYDDQGQLQSYASNASTIYVVSGSNIIIRNCILHDCGNGFFVAYQGKNITVEGCYIFDNGIENSIYEHNNYTEAQGIIFQYNYFSHLRTGCLGNNLKDRSSGCVIRYNWIECGNRQLDLVDSDYPEIYNDTTYRKTFVYGNILIEQTDEGNSQIVHYGGDSGDTTHYRHGRLYFYNNTVISKRSGNTTLFRLSTNLESCDARNNIFYVTASGNRLAILAEYGLLISRHNWLKPNWVISHSTFQGTFIDSGGIITGTDPGFVDFNNEDFHLLWNAQCRDAGTFLAPQVLPQHNVVYQYVKHLYCENRPYDGIFDIGAFEYASGGIEDKICNKIRGSVAVVLLKKNTFQFFLNMPGVLKFYDSSGRIVYNAGQINSNKYVWNGNFLPMGVYLYRFNTAQGDNKMGKIVIVK
- the era gene encoding GTPase Era: MKSGYVAIIGEPNVGKSTLLNRLINTKLSIVSNKPQTTRNKILGILTESECQCIFIDTPGIFEPTYELQERMVNAAKEAINDADLLLWLVDPFFRPEKFPLKFLKFFDGKKLIIVVNKIDLVKKNDILPLIDKLKAYNPDEIFLISALKGDGVEELKQAVFQKLPESPFLYEPDQISDQPERFFVSEIIREKLFIHLKKEIPYATCVMIEEFKEQEGRKILIRATIYVERDTQKRILIGSRGNLLKRIGTEARKEIENLLGREVYLDLWVKVREKWRKDPIFLKELGY
- a CDS encoding adenosine-specific kinase, encoding MEIKKVGIKPPEGTNVICGQTHFIKTVEDLYEALVNSVPGIKFGIGFCEASGPCLVRYDGNDSELTELAKDYAYKIGAGHFFIIFIKNAFPINVLDKIKNCYEVLNIFCATANPVEILYVEDEQGKGIIGVIDGYASKGIEDEKAREERYKFLRKIGYKL
- a CDS encoding sigma-70 family RNA polymerase sigma factor, whose amino-acid sequence is MLEKKGSLIEKVNELKTRLSKYQELSDEELVHLVKMGEVEPFDELVRRHEVKVHSLCYKMLKNYDDAKDMAQETFLKAYRNIKNFDGRSKFTTWLYRIAVNNCINFMKKEHPSEEIKDEILEIPKDDPVEQYKKKKMKEVIYNAISKLPEVQKSVFTLRALEELPYQEISAILNKPVNTVKVNYHLAVKNLKNYLKGKI
- the larC gene encoding nickel pincer cofactor biosynthesis protein LarC; the encoded protein is MRVIYFDPILGASGDMILSSLIDLGVETEYLKQSLKFIPDLKIRVESVSRQGIMAKQIEFITKKIVKEKDFIPLIKKSNLKDSIKTNAIKIINRIFDVEKKVHGSRHLHLHELADVDTIIDITGALIALDFLDIDKVYSRPLKAGTGLIDTVEGKMPAFNLATAQLLKNAPVEFLPVQFEFTTPTAAAILSTIAEFKDSLTINNIERVGLGAGAKKLDGYPNLLRAFLGEIDLSLSDECLVIETNIDDQNPQDFELILEKLYEAGALEVFYTPVIMKHSRPGILLSVIADGFNQKIINTIFNETTTLGIRMDYKKRIKLKREIKKVKTPWGNLRIKVADFNRRNSFTIEYQDLKSIAKNLNKPIRSLRIEIERYVREEGLID
- the lpxD gene encoding UDP-3-O-(3-hydroxymyristoyl)glucosamine N-acyltransferase: MQLKDIAKIIKGKLYGRDIEIKTILPPEEADRNSITFLFNTSLQTEAGAVISEVRISGKNCIVVNNCKKAMYYLLKRISNLKREPRIASTAVIANDTKISNSSTIEDYAVIKSGVKIGKGCYIGCGVYIDEDVTLGDYCTIEHNVAIYKNTIIGNYVYIGANSVIGKEGFGYVKIKRYKRIPHIGNVIIEDYVEIGSCVCIDRATIGKTIIGSGTKIDNLVHIAHNVHIGENCLIMGQAGIAGSTKIGDNVIICGQSGVSDHLKIGENAVIYAKSAVFSNLAPNKKYSGIPAREHYLVLKALARLYKDL